The following are encoded in a window of Nocardioides houyundeii genomic DNA:
- a CDS encoding alpha/beta hydrolase family protein produces the protein MNHRSRILSALAATVGLLLPIAGIASPATAASPYERGPDPSRTSIEARRGPFAVTSTSVSDLSTPGFGSATITYPTSTAEGTYGAVAVSPGFTASESTIAWLGPRLASQGFVVITFNTQSRLDQPAARGDQLLAALDYLTQRSSTTIRSRIDPTRLAVIGHSMGGGGTLEAAKDRPSLQATVGLTPWNLDKSWPEIRTPSLVIGAESDTVAPVGSHAVPFYQSIPSSTAKAYLELNNASHFAPNTENTTIASSTISWLKLYVDDDDRYRQFLCPGPQSSVTGAVSDYRNTCTS, from the coding sequence ATGAACCATCGTTCACGGATCCTCAGTGCCCTGGCCGCCACCGTCGGCCTGCTCCTCCCGATCGCCGGCATCGCTTCCCCGGCGACAGCGGCAAGCCCCTACGAGCGGGGCCCCGACCCGTCCCGGACGAGCATCGAGGCGCGGCGCGGCCCGTTCGCGGTCACGTCCACCTCGGTCTCGGACCTGTCCACGCCCGGTTTCGGGTCGGCCACCATCACCTACCCGACCTCCACGGCGGAGGGCACCTACGGTGCCGTGGCGGTCTCGCCCGGCTTCACGGCGTCGGAGTCCACGATCGCGTGGCTGGGCCCGCGCCTCGCGTCCCAGGGCTTCGTCGTCATCACGTTCAACACCCAGTCCCGGCTGGACCAGCCCGCCGCCCGTGGAGACCAGCTCCTGGCCGCGCTGGACTACCTGACCCAGCGCAGCAGCACCACGATCCGCTCCCGCATCGACCCCACCCGGCTGGCCGTCATCGGCCACTCGATGGGTGGCGGCGGCACCCTGGAGGCGGCCAAGGACCGGCCGTCGCTGCAGGCCACGGTCGGGCTGACGCCGTGGAACCTGGACAAGAGTTGGCCTGAGATCCGTACGCCCAGCCTGGTGATCGGCGCCGAGAGCGACACTGTCGCCCCCGTGGGGTCGCACGCCGTGCCGTTCTACCAGTCGATCCCGAGCTCCACGGCCAAGGCCTATCTCGAGCTCAACAACGCCAGCCACTTCGCGCCCAACACCGAGAACACCACCATCGCCTCGTCCACCATCAGCTGGCTCAAGCTCTACGTCGACGACGACGACCGCTACCGGCAGTTCCTCTGCCCGGGGCCGCAGTCGTCGGTGACGGGCGCTGTGTCCGACTACCGCAACACCTGCACCAGCTGA
- a CDS encoding maleylpyruvate isomerase N-terminal domain-containing protein — MSEVPRPFTPIPQVPSQAPGETPGPTSGLTRADYLRHLETESARFREVLEHCDPAAPVPSCPAWDASDLLWHLGHVQHFWAQVVHERPAAPTADDFAEPERPPSHHDLLGFFDQASADLLQALGGAAVADEAWTWSADHTVGFILRRQAHEALIHRLDAEQAADSVTALDPRLAADGVHELLAVMYGGCPTWGKHVPGEAHVRVDTTDTDDQVWVNLARFVGTDPETGTSHDEEDVMVVSDPAVEPDAVIEGTAGALDAWLWHRSDDSEIRTAGDAEALGRLRRLLGGSID; from the coding sequence ATGTCGGAAGTCCCGAGACCCTTCACGCCGATCCCCCAGGTGCCCAGCCAGGCTCCGGGCGAAACTCCCGGCCCCACCAGTGGCCTCACCCGGGCGGACTACCTGCGACATCTCGAGACCGAGTCCGCCCGGTTCCGCGAGGTGCTCGAGCACTGCGACCCCGCCGCCCCGGTGCCCAGCTGCCCGGCGTGGGACGCCAGTGACCTGCTGTGGCACCTCGGCCACGTCCAGCACTTCTGGGCCCAGGTGGTGCATGAGCGCCCCGCCGCGCCGACCGCCGACGACTTCGCCGAGCCGGAGCGCCCGCCGAGCCACCACGACCTGCTGGGGTTCTTCGACCAGGCCTCGGCCGACCTGCTCCAGGCGCTGGGCGGCGCCGCCGTGGCGGACGAGGCGTGGACCTGGTCGGCGGACCACACAGTGGGCTTCATCCTGCGACGCCAGGCTCATGAGGCCCTCATCCACCGGCTGGACGCCGAGCAGGCGGCCGACTCGGTCACCGCCCTCGACCCCAGGCTGGCCGCCGACGGTGTGCACGAGCTCCTGGCGGTGATGTACGGCGGCTGCCCGACCTGGGGCAAGCACGTCCCGGGCGAGGCGCACGTGCGGGTGGACACCACCGACACCGACGACCAGGTCTGGGTCAACCTGGCCCGCTTCGTCGGGACCGACCCGGAGACCGGCACCTCCCACGACGAGGAGGACGTGATGGTGGTCAGCGACCCGGCCGTCGAGCCCGACGCCGTCATCGAGGGCACAGCCGGCGCCCTGGACGCCTGGTTGTGGCACCGCAGCGACGACTCCGAGATCCGCACCGCCGGCGACGCCGAGGCACTGGGCCGGCTCCGGAGGCTGCTGGGAGGATCCATCGACTAG
- the argC gene encoding N-acetyl-gamma-glutamyl-phosphate reductase, with the protein MQVSDKKLRVAVAGASGYAGGEVLRLLLGHPDVEIGALTGGSNAGQSMGALVPHLVPLADRVLEETTPATLAGHDAVFLGLPHGQSAGVANALGGDTVVIDCGADFRLTDAAAWEKFYGSPHAGSWPYGIPELPGLRQELVGARRIAVPGCYPTISSLAAFPALAAGLVQPDVSIVAASGTSGAGKAAKTNLLGSEVMGSASAYGVGGAHRHTPEIIQNLERVHGAPVRVSFTPMLVPMPRGILATVSAPLVGETTPEEAYDVYAKAFADEPFVHLLPFGQWPQTKSVVGSNAVHLQVTVDAEARRLVAVGAVDNLTKGTAGAAVQCFNLAFGLEETTGLTTIGLAP; encoded by the coding sequence ATGCAGGTGAGTGACAAGAAGCTGCGGGTCGCGGTCGCCGGTGCCAGCGGGTACGCCGGAGGCGAGGTGCTCCGCCTCCTGCTCGGGCACCCGGACGTGGAGATCGGTGCCCTGACCGGAGGCTCCAACGCCGGCCAGTCGATGGGCGCCCTCGTGCCGCACCTGGTGCCGCTGGCGGACCGCGTGCTGGAGGAGACGACGCCGGCGACCCTGGCCGGGCACGACGCCGTCTTCCTCGGCCTTCCCCACGGCCAGTCCGCCGGGGTGGCCAACGCCCTGGGCGGCGACACCGTCGTGATCGACTGCGGCGCCGACTTCAGGCTGACCGACGCCGCCGCCTGGGAGAAGTTCTACGGCTCCCCGCACGCCGGCTCGTGGCCCTACGGCATACCGGAGCTGCCGGGCCTGCGCCAGGAGCTCGTGGGCGCCCGGCGGATCGCGGTCCCCGGCTGCTATCCCACGATCTCCTCGCTCGCCGCGTTCCCCGCACTGGCGGCGGGACTCGTCCAGCCCGACGTCAGCATCGTCGCGGCCAGTGGCACCTCCGGCGCCGGCAAGGCCGCCAAGACCAACCTGCTGGGCAGCGAGGTGATGGGCAGCGCCTCGGCCTACGGCGTGGGCGGGGCGCACCGGCACACCCCGGAGATCATCCAGAACCTGGAGCGGGTCCACGGCGCCCCGGTGCGGGTCTCGTTCACCCCGATGCTGGTGCCGATGCCCCGCGGCATCCTGGCCACGGTCTCCGCGCCGCTGGTCGGCGAGACCACCCCGGAGGAGGCGTACGACGTCTACGCCAAGGCCTTCGCCGACGAGCCCTTCGTCCACCTGCTGCCCTTCGGGCAGTGGCCCCAGACCAAGTCCGTGGTCGGGTCCAACGCCGTCCACCTCCAGGTCACCGTGGATGCCGAGGCCCGACGACTCGTGGCGGTCGGCGCGGTGGACAACCTCACCAAGGGCACCGCGGGGGCCGCCGTCCAATGCTTCAACCTCGCCTTCGGGCTCGAGGAGACCACCGGACTGACGACGATCGGACTCGCACCATGA
- the argJ gene encoding bifunctional glutamate N-acetyltransferase/amino-acid acetyltransferase ArgJ: MTTTHPAGFLAAGVPAGLKSSGARDLALVVNQGPTYDSATVFTANRCKANPVLWSQEVVKDGVVRAVVLNSGGANCYTGPEGFQTTHAVAEQVAGHLGIGAIDVVVCSTGLIGLANPRENLLAGVDAAHAALAADGGQDAAEAIMTTDSVSKTVVVEGAGWSIGGMAKGAGMLAPALATMLVVLTTDAVVPAAELDQALRAATRLTFDRLDSDGCMSTNDTVTVMASGASGITPSPDDFTAALTQACSDLAMQLLKDAEGADHEIAITVLHAVSESEAVEVARSVARSNLFKAAIFGNDPNWGRVLASIGTTEAEFDPADLDVAMNGVWVCRNSTPAEDPAGVDLKPREVSVTIDLKAGTERATVWTNDLTHAYVHENSAYSS; encoded by the coding sequence ATGACCACCACCCACCCCGCCGGCTTCCTCGCTGCCGGCGTCCCCGCCGGACTCAAGTCCAGCGGCGCCCGTGACCTAGCCCTGGTCGTCAACCAGGGCCCGACGTACGACTCAGCGACGGTGTTCACCGCCAACCGCTGCAAGGCCAACCCGGTGCTGTGGAGCCAGGAGGTCGTCAAGGACGGAGTGGTCCGGGCCGTCGTCCTGAACTCCGGCGGGGCGAACTGCTACACCGGTCCCGAGGGCTTCCAGACCACGCATGCCGTGGCCGAGCAGGTGGCGGGCCACCTCGGGATCGGCGCCATCGACGTGGTGGTGTGCTCCACCGGCCTCATCGGTCTGGCCAACCCCCGCGAGAACCTGCTGGCAGGGGTGGACGCCGCCCACGCCGCGCTGGCCGCCGACGGTGGTCAGGACGCCGCCGAGGCGATCATGACCACCGACAGCGTGTCCAAGACCGTGGTGGTCGAGGGTGCCGGCTGGTCGATCGGCGGGATGGCGAAGGGCGCCGGCATGCTCGCGCCCGCGCTCGCCACCATGCTGGTGGTGCTGACCACCGACGCGGTCGTCCCAGCCGCCGAGCTCGACCAGGCTCTGCGTGCGGCCACCCGGCTCACCTTCGACCGGTTGGACTCCGACGGCTGCATGTCGACCAACGACACGGTGACGGTGATGGCGAGCGGCGCCTCGGGGATCACGCCCTCGCCCGACGACTTCACCGCCGCCCTGACCCAGGCGTGCAGCGACCTGGCCATGCAGCTGCTCAAGGACGCCGAGGGCGCCGACCACGAGATCGCGATCACCGTCCTGCACGCGGTGAGTGAGTCGGAGGCCGTGGAAGTCGCGCGCAGCGTCGCCCGGAGCAACCTCTTCAAGGCCGCCATCTTCGGCAACGACCCCAACTGGGGCCGGGTGCTGGCCAGCATCGGCACCACCGAGGCCGAGTTCGACCCCGCTGACCTCGACGTCGCGATGAACGGTGTGTGGGTCTGCCGCAACTCCACTCCCGCGGAGGACCCCGCCGGGGTCGACCTGAAGCCGCGTGAGGTGTCGGTGACCATCGACCTCAAGGCAGGCACGGAGCGGGCGACGGTGTGGACCAACGACCTGACCCATGCCTACGTGCACGAGAACAGCGCGTACAGCTCGTGA